A stretch of Zymoseptoria tritici IPO323 chromosome 1, whole genome shotgun sequence DNA encodes these proteins:
- a CDS encoding diterpene cyclase-like protein (diterpene cyclase-like. Part of a possible terpene cluster. Involved in cyclisation of geranylgeranyldiphosphate. Shows similarity to the ent-kaurene cyclase for giberrelin biosynthesis. Note that unsure about the precise positions of introns 6&7.), protein MASSIPIDVRSATDELANAARSLVSRALECYDPKYGFSTASCQVYDTAWIAMISKDCAGTKQWLFPEAFHYLMRTQSSWHIDNSSQTVAILNTAAGLLALLKHAAQPLQIRLYSDNELANCINLASKSLQSQLATWTDMEATNHIGVELIIPALLQYLKEAHPTMHFSFPNEKLLSEMHAAKMARFRTEMLYDTPVSPASYSLEAFIGKVDFDRAAVQLRNGSMWTSPSSTAAYLMHATVWDSEAEDWLRHVLRAGEGHGDGGVPGTFPTHHFEFNWIVATLLQGGFVLSDFDRTSLDQIASIVQLGFKGDGGVIGHAPGTVDVDDTAKGLLAMKLLGREGGTTPDEMIRRFEKKDAFGTMPAERDRSISSNCHVLLALLAWNDYPQYGLQIHKTASFICDYWWSSNGRMKDKWHLCHLYPTMLLVKAFTLLLRDVDTGLASDLLGSQLSMRIAIAVFQACSRTLMDQHADGSWGDSPEQTAYAVLTLADARQLCLFADFVPALQHATDSGIAYLDACTGEGNGRCWTSKTRYFLRFVREAYVLAARRMTVAPKAAGDVGRSLALDESIRKTKPFLALLKLTETCATMPDLVIKLSLTEAALFLPLLRTRRSEVFPRDELKVSQDAYFDLLPFLWVGCSNRSKNYVPTNFVFDMLFMTLINIQVDEFIEGIATQAFEHDPPALRRLIDLATDEALTPSATGRALNLVVSRFWSRLLIRFQVYHPLVRFAKYILNHAPILVASAQDRRRLKHEFRQFLHTQTTQMSDNAKFRSQPEGSVMFGTDLSYFDWVRTIASDHVSTPLNFAWVRCWTSGVLSKGLESFSGPSEQYLAAAVSRHLATTNRMYNDFSSISRDTAECNLNSVHFPEFNKAESTDVASQKVALRALADYEHGCVERTLECLSGEVRKANPYQPEGWTERMKLGPIRLLCDVSHLWDQLYLIRDHSSTIQSREN, encoded by the exons ATGGCCAGCAGCATACCCATCGACGTACGTTCAGCCACTGATGAACTTGCCAACGCCGCGCGGTCACTGGTGTCCCGCGCTTTGGAATGCTATGACCCAAAGTATGGCTTTTCTACAGCTAGCTGCCAGGTGTACGATACAGCCTGGATAGCCATG ATATCGAAAGACTGTGCAGGAACGAAGCAATGGCTTTTCCCGGAGGCATTCCACTATCTCATGCGGACGCAAAGCAGCTGGCACATCGACAATTCCTCTCAGACTGTCGCAATTCTTAACACAGCTGCGGGACTACTCGCTCTTTTGAAGCATGCCGCGCAGCCCCTGCAGATTCGTCTCTACAGCGACAACGAGCTTGCCAACTGCATCAACCTGGCTTCCAAGTCGCTCCAATCTCAACTAGCAACCTGGACCGACATGGAGGCCACCAACCACATCGGCGTGGAACTAATCATCCCGGCCTTGCTTCAGTATCTCAAAGAGGCACACCCGACCATGCATTTCTCCTTTCCAAACGAAAAGTTGCTTTCAGAAATGCATGCTGCCAAGATGGCTCGATTCCGAACGGAAATGCTGTACGATACACCTGTATCTCCTGCATCCTACTCCCTCGAGGCCTTCATTGGAAAGGTTGACTTCGACCGCGCGGCAGTTCAATTACGCAATGGATCCATGTGGACATCGCCCTCCTCTACAGCAGCATATTTGATGCATGCCACTGTCTGGGACTCAGAAGCAGAAGACTGGCTTCGACACGTTCTTCGGGCTGGCGAAGGCCATGGCGATGGCGGCGTCCCAGGAACGTTTCCGACTCATCATTTTGAATTCAATTGGATCGTTGCGACACTGCTGCAAGGCGGTTTTGTATTGTCTGATTTCGACCGCACATCGCTTGACCAAATCGCGAGCATTGTTCAACTCGGCTTCAAAGGCGACGGCGGAGTGATTGGACACG CGCCA GGCACCGTGGATGTCGACGATACCGCAAAAGGTCTCTTGGCAATGAAACTTTTGggacgagaaggaggaaCAACGCCAGATGAGATGATCCGGAGATTCGAAAAGAAGGACGCCTTCGGTACCATGCCGGCGGAACGAGATCGAAGCATCAGTTCGAATTGCCATGTTCTCCTGGCACTTCTAGCGTGGAACGACTACCCCCAGTACGGGTTGCAGATTCACAAAACAGCAAGCTTCATATGCGATTATTGGTGGAGTTCTAATGGACGGATGAAAGACAAATGG CATTTGTGCCATCTTTATCCGACGATGTTGCTGGTCAAAGCATttacccttcttctccgtGACGTGGACACGGGTCTTGCATCCGATCTTCTTGGGTCTCAACTCAGCATGAGGATTGCCATTGCTGTTTTCCAGGCTTGCTCTCGTACGCTAATGGATCAGCATGCTGATGGATCCTGGGGGGACTCGCCGGAGCAGACGGCATATGCTGTTCTGACACTCGCCGACGCACGTCAGCTATGTCTCTTTGCAG ACTTCGTGCCCGCGCTCCAGCATGCCACCGACTCGGGCATCGCATATCTCGACGCTTGTACCGGCGAAGGCAATGGACGCTGCTGGACGTCTAAGACTCGATATTTCTTGAGGTTCGTCAGAGAAGCATATGTTCTGGCCGCTCGCCGCATGACCGTGGCTCCGAAGGCCGCGGGAGACGTGGGCCGGTCCCTCGCCCTTGACGAAAGTATTCGGAAGACGAAGCCATTCCTCGCGCTTCTGAAGCTCACCGAAACCTGTGCGACAATGCCGGACCTGGTCATCAAGCTCTCTCTGACGGAAGCTGCCCTGTTTCTACCCCTGCTACGTACGCGTAGATCGGAAGTCTTCCCCAGGGACGAGTTGAAAGTCAGCCAAGACGCATACTTCGACTTGCTGCCCTTCCTGTGGGTGGGCTGTAGCAACCGGTCGAAGAATTACGTGCCGACAAACTTTGTGTTCGACATGCTATTCATGACATTGATCAACATACAGGTGGACGAGTTCATTGAGGGTATAGCAACTCAGGCGTTCGAGCACGATCCACCTGCGTTACGTCGTCTGATCGACCTCGCAACGGACGAGGC ACTTACACCTTCTGCGACCGGACGTGCGTTGAACCTAGTTGTGAGCAGATTTTGGTCACGCTTGCTAATCAGATTTCAGGTATACCATCCACTTGTCCGATTTGCAAAGTACATCCTCAATCATGCCCCTATTCTCGTCGCAAGCGCTCAAGACCGCAGACGTCTGAAGCATGAATTCCGTCAATTCCTCCATACGCAAACAACGCAAATGTCGGACAATGCCAAATTTCGAAGTCAGCCCGAAGGTAGCGTGA TGTTTGGCACCGATCTTTCTTATTTTGATTGGGTTCGCACCATTGCATCCGACCACGTTTCGACTCCTCTGAACTTCGCTTGGGTACGCTGCTGGACATCCGGGGTGCTTAGCAAGGGGCTCGAAAGTTTCTCGGGCCCTTCAGAGCAATACCTCGCTGCTGCAGTCTCTCGACACCTGGCCACGACGAATCGGATGTATAATGACTTCAGCTCGATTTCCCGGGATACCGCCGAGTGCAACCTGAATTCCGTTCACTTTCCAGAATTTAACAAGGCCGAGTCGACGGATGTGGCTTCTCAAAAAGTGGCGCTGAGGGCGCTTGCGGACTACGAGCACGGTTGCGTCGAACGCACGCTCGAATGCTTGAGTGGAGAAGTCAGAAAGGCCAACCCGTATCAGCCAGAAGGCTGGACAGAGAGGATGAAGCTGGGTCCTATCCGCCTACTTTGTGATGTGTCTCATCTGTGGGATCAGTTGTATCTAATCCGCGACCATTCTAGCACGATCCAAAGTAGGGAAAACTAG